A single genomic interval of Cherax quadricarinatus isolate ZL_2023a chromosome 76, ASM3850222v1, whole genome shotgun sequence harbors:
- the LOC128703622 gene encoding eukaryotic initiation factor 4A-I isoform X4 codes for MSDKYEHQKDGETRDRDEDWGSGGNSGGGNSEPKDYDGPAGMDVDGVIESSWTEVATSFDDMNLGESLLRGIYAYGFEKPSAIQQRAILPCIKGHDAIAQAQSGTGKTATFSISILQRIDVKSNETQALILAPTRELAQQIQKVVLALGDYMNVTCHACIGGTNLREDMRRLEMGVQIIVGTPGRVYDMINRRVLNPKNIKMFVLDEADEMLSRGFKDQIYDVFRFLPNDVQVVLLSATMPADVMDVTTKFMRDPITILVKKEELTLEGIKQFYVNVEKEDWKLETLCDLYETLTITQAVIFCNTRRKVDWLTDKMHQRDFTVSAMHGDMDQKERDVIMREFRSGSSRVLITTDLLARGIDVQQVSLVINYDLPTNRENYIHRIGRGGRFGRKGVAINFVTTEDTRILQDIEEHYRTSIEEMPMNVADLI; via the exons AGATGGGGAAACAAG GGACAGGGATGAAGACTGGGGTtcaggtggtaacagtggtggaggAAACAGTGAGCCAAAGGATTATGATGGCCCAGCTGGcatggatgtggatggtgtcattGAATCCAGCTGGACTGAG GTAGCAACAAGTTTTGATGACATGAATCTAGGAGAAAGTTTATTAAGAGGTATCTATGCCTATGGTTTTGAGAAACCCTCTGCTATCCAGCAGCGTGCCATCTTGCCTTGCATTAAGGGACATGATGCCATTGCCCAAGCTCAATCTGGTACTGGTAAAACTGCTACATTTTCCATCTCTATCCTTCAAAGAATTGATGTAAAGTCCAATGAGACTCAAGCCCTTATCTTGGCACCTACCAGAGAATTGGCTCAGCAG ATTCAAAAGGTGGTACTTGCTTTGGGCGATTACATGAATGTGACATGCCACGCGTGCATTGGTGGTACTAACCTTCGTGAAGACATGCGTCGCTTGGAGATGGGTGTTCAAATCATTGTGGGCACACCTGGTCGTGTATATGATATGATAAACCGCAGAGTTCTAA ATCCCAAGAATATAAAGATGTTCGTTTTAGATGAGGCTGATGAAATGTTGTCCCGTGGTTTCAAGGATCAGATCTATGATGTCTTCCGCTTCCTTCCTAATGACGTTCAAGTGGTTCTTCTGTCTGCCACCATGCCTGCTGATGTAATGGATGTAACAACTAAATTTATGAGAGACCCTATCACCATCTTGGTTAAGAAAGAAGAGCTTACATTAGAAG GTATTAAGCAGTTTTATGTAAATGTAGAAAAGGAAGACTGGAAGCTGGAGACACTCTGTGATCTGTATGAAACCTTAACCATCACCCAGGCTGTCATCTTCTGCAACACTCGTAGGAAGGTGGACTGGCTTACAGACAAGATGCACCAGAGAGATTTCACAGTATCTGCCATG CATGGTGACATGGACCAAAAGGAGCGCGATGTGATTATGCGTGAGTTCCGTTCTGGTTCATCTCGTGTCCTTATTACTACTGACCTGTTGGCCCGAGGTATTGATGTCCAGCAGGTGTCCTTGGTTATCAACTATGATTTGCCAACCAACAGGGAGAACTATATCCACAG GATTGGCCGAGGTGGACGTTTTGGCCGAAAAGGCGTGGCCATTAATTTTGTGACTACTGAAGATACCAGAATTCTCCAAGACATTGAAGAGCACTACCGTACCTCTATTGAAGAGATGCCAATGAATGTAGCTGATTTGATTTAA
- the LOC128703622 gene encoding eukaryotic initiation factor 4A-I isoform X1 — translation MSDKYEHQKDEEFRDGEPRDGETRDRDEDWGSGGNSGGGNSEPKDYDGPAGMDVDGVIESSWTEVATSFDDMNLGESLLRGIYAYGFEKPSAIQQRAILPCIKGHDAIAQAQSGTGKTATFSISILQRIDVKSNETQALILAPTRELAQQIQKVVLALGDYMNVTCHACIGGTNLREDMRRLEMGVQIIVGTPGRVYDMINRRVLNPKNIKMFVLDEADEMLSRGFKDQIYDVFRFLPNDVQVVLLSATMPADVMDVTTKFMRDPITILVKKEELTLEGIKQFYVNVEKEDWKLETLCDLYETLTITQAVIFCNTRRKVDWLTDKMHQRDFTVSAMHGDMDQKERDVIMREFRSGSSRVLITTDLLARGIDVQQVSLVINYDLPTNRENYIHRIGRGGRFGRKGVAINFVTTEDTRILQDIEEHYRTSIEEMPMNVADLI, via the exons AGATGGGGAAACAAG GGACAGGGATGAAGACTGGGGTtcaggtggtaacagtggtggaggAAACAGTGAGCCAAAGGATTATGATGGCCCAGCTGGcatggatgtggatggtgtcattGAATCCAGCTGGACTGAG GTAGCAACAAGTTTTGATGACATGAATCTAGGAGAAAGTTTATTAAGAGGTATCTATGCCTATGGTTTTGAGAAACCCTCTGCTATCCAGCAGCGTGCCATCTTGCCTTGCATTAAGGGACATGATGCCATTGCCCAAGCTCAATCTGGTACTGGTAAAACTGCTACATTTTCCATCTCTATCCTTCAAAGAATTGATGTAAAGTCCAATGAGACTCAAGCCCTTATCTTGGCACCTACCAGAGAATTGGCTCAGCAG ATTCAAAAGGTGGTACTTGCTTTGGGCGATTACATGAATGTGACATGCCACGCGTGCATTGGTGGTACTAACCTTCGTGAAGACATGCGTCGCTTGGAGATGGGTGTTCAAATCATTGTGGGCACACCTGGTCGTGTATATGATATGATAAACCGCAGAGTTCTAA ATCCCAAGAATATAAAGATGTTCGTTTTAGATGAGGCTGATGAAATGTTGTCCCGTGGTTTCAAGGATCAGATCTATGATGTCTTCCGCTTCCTTCCTAATGACGTTCAAGTGGTTCTTCTGTCTGCCACCATGCCTGCTGATGTAATGGATGTAACAACTAAATTTATGAGAGACCCTATCACCATCTTGGTTAAGAAAGAAGAGCTTACATTAGAAG GTATTAAGCAGTTTTATGTAAATGTAGAAAAGGAAGACTGGAAGCTGGAGACACTCTGTGATCTGTATGAAACCTTAACCATCACCCAGGCTGTCATCTTCTGCAACACTCGTAGGAAGGTGGACTGGCTTACAGACAAGATGCACCAGAGAGATTTCACAGTATCTGCCATG CATGGTGACATGGACCAAAAGGAGCGCGATGTGATTATGCGTGAGTTCCGTTCTGGTTCATCTCGTGTCCTTATTACTACTGACCTGTTGGCCCGAGGTATTGATGTCCAGCAGGTGTCCTTGGTTATCAACTATGATTTGCCAACCAACAGGGAGAACTATATCCACAG GATTGGCCGAGGTGGACGTTTTGGCCGAAAAGGCGTGGCCATTAATTTTGTGACTACTGAAGATACCAGAATTCTCCAAGACATTGAAGAGCACTACCGTACCTCTATTGAAGAGATGCCAATGAATGTAGCTGATTTGATTTAA
- the LOC128703622 gene encoding eukaryotic initiation factor 4A-I isoform X2, with the protein MSDKYEHQKDGEPRDGETRDRDEDWGSGGNSGGGNSEPKDYDGPAGMDVDGVIESSWTEVATSFDDMNLGESLLRGIYAYGFEKPSAIQQRAILPCIKGHDAIAQAQSGTGKTATFSISILQRIDVKSNETQALILAPTRELAQQIQKVVLALGDYMNVTCHACIGGTNLREDMRRLEMGVQIIVGTPGRVYDMINRRVLNPKNIKMFVLDEADEMLSRGFKDQIYDVFRFLPNDVQVVLLSATMPADVMDVTTKFMRDPITILVKKEELTLEGIKQFYVNVEKEDWKLETLCDLYETLTITQAVIFCNTRRKVDWLTDKMHQRDFTVSAMHGDMDQKERDVIMREFRSGSSRVLITTDLLARGIDVQQVSLVINYDLPTNRENYIHRIGRGGRFGRKGVAINFVTTEDTRILQDIEEHYRTSIEEMPMNVADLI; encoded by the exons AGATGGGGAAACAAG GGACAGGGATGAAGACTGGGGTtcaggtggtaacagtggtggaggAAACAGTGAGCCAAAGGATTATGATGGCCCAGCTGGcatggatgtggatggtgtcattGAATCCAGCTGGACTGAG GTAGCAACAAGTTTTGATGACATGAATCTAGGAGAAAGTTTATTAAGAGGTATCTATGCCTATGGTTTTGAGAAACCCTCTGCTATCCAGCAGCGTGCCATCTTGCCTTGCATTAAGGGACATGATGCCATTGCCCAAGCTCAATCTGGTACTGGTAAAACTGCTACATTTTCCATCTCTATCCTTCAAAGAATTGATGTAAAGTCCAATGAGACTCAAGCCCTTATCTTGGCACCTACCAGAGAATTGGCTCAGCAG ATTCAAAAGGTGGTACTTGCTTTGGGCGATTACATGAATGTGACATGCCACGCGTGCATTGGTGGTACTAACCTTCGTGAAGACATGCGTCGCTTGGAGATGGGTGTTCAAATCATTGTGGGCACACCTGGTCGTGTATATGATATGATAAACCGCAGAGTTCTAA ATCCCAAGAATATAAAGATGTTCGTTTTAGATGAGGCTGATGAAATGTTGTCCCGTGGTTTCAAGGATCAGATCTATGATGTCTTCCGCTTCCTTCCTAATGACGTTCAAGTGGTTCTTCTGTCTGCCACCATGCCTGCTGATGTAATGGATGTAACAACTAAATTTATGAGAGACCCTATCACCATCTTGGTTAAGAAAGAAGAGCTTACATTAGAAG GTATTAAGCAGTTTTATGTAAATGTAGAAAAGGAAGACTGGAAGCTGGAGACACTCTGTGATCTGTATGAAACCTTAACCATCACCCAGGCTGTCATCTTCTGCAACACTCGTAGGAAGGTGGACTGGCTTACAGACAAGATGCACCAGAGAGATTTCACAGTATCTGCCATG CATGGTGACATGGACCAAAAGGAGCGCGATGTGATTATGCGTGAGTTCCGTTCTGGTTCATCTCGTGTCCTTATTACTACTGACCTGTTGGCCCGAGGTATTGATGTCCAGCAGGTGTCCTTGGTTATCAACTATGATTTGCCAACCAACAGGGAGAACTATATCCACAG GATTGGCCGAGGTGGACGTTTTGGCCGAAAAGGCGTGGCCATTAATTTTGTGACTACTGAAGATACCAGAATTCTCCAAGACATTGAAGAGCACTACCGTACCTCTATTGAAGAGATGCCAATGAATGTAGCTGATTTGATTTAA
- the LOC128703622 gene encoding eukaryotic initiation factor 4A-I isoform X3, with the protein MSDKYEHQKDEEFRDGEPRDRDEDWGSGGNSGGGNSEPKDYDGPAGMDVDGVIESSWTEVATSFDDMNLGESLLRGIYAYGFEKPSAIQQRAILPCIKGHDAIAQAQSGTGKTATFSISILQRIDVKSNETQALILAPTRELAQQIQKVVLALGDYMNVTCHACIGGTNLREDMRRLEMGVQIIVGTPGRVYDMINRRVLNPKNIKMFVLDEADEMLSRGFKDQIYDVFRFLPNDVQVVLLSATMPADVMDVTTKFMRDPITILVKKEELTLEGIKQFYVNVEKEDWKLETLCDLYETLTITQAVIFCNTRRKVDWLTDKMHQRDFTVSAMHGDMDQKERDVIMREFRSGSSRVLITTDLLARGIDVQQVSLVINYDLPTNRENYIHRIGRGGRFGRKGVAINFVTTEDTRILQDIEEHYRTSIEEMPMNVADLI; encoded by the exons GGACAGGGATGAAGACTGGGGTtcaggtggtaacagtggtggaggAAACAGTGAGCCAAAGGATTATGATGGCCCAGCTGGcatggatgtggatggtgtcattGAATCCAGCTGGACTGAG GTAGCAACAAGTTTTGATGACATGAATCTAGGAGAAAGTTTATTAAGAGGTATCTATGCCTATGGTTTTGAGAAACCCTCTGCTATCCAGCAGCGTGCCATCTTGCCTTGCATTAAGGGACATGATGCCATTGCCCAAGCTCAATCTGGTACTGGTAAAACTGCTACATTTTCCATCTCTATCCTTCAAAGAATTGATGTAAAGTCCAATGAGACTCAAGCCCTTATCTTGGCACCTACCAGAGAATTGGCTCAGCAG ATTCAAAAGGTGGTACTTGCTTTGGGCGATTACATGAATGTGACATGCCACGCGTGCATTGGTGGTACTAACCTTCGTGAAGACATGCGTCGCTTGGAGATGGGTGTTCAAATCATTGTGGGCACACCTGGTCGTGTATATGATATGATAAACCGCAGAGTTCTAA ATCCCAAGAATATAAAGATGTTCGTTTTAGATGAGGCTGATGAAATGTTGTCCCGTGGTTTCAAGGATCAGATCTATGATGTCTTCCGCTTCCTTCCTAATGACGTTCAAGTGGTTCTTCTGTCTGCCACCATGCCTGCTGATGTAATGGATGTAACAACTAAATTTATGAGAGACCCTATCACCATCTTGGTTAAGAAAGAAGAGCTTACATTAGAAG GTATTAAGCAGTTTTATGTAAATGTAGAAAAGGAAGACTGGAAGCTGGAGACACTCTGTGATCTGTATGAAACCTTAACCATCACCCAGGCTGTCATCTTCTGCAACACTCGTAGGAAGGTGGACTGGCTTACAGACAAGATGCACCAGAGAGATTTCACAGTATCTGCCATG CATGGTGACATGGACCAAAAGGAGCGCGATGTGATTATGCGTGAGTTCCGTTCTGGTTCATCTCGTGTCCTTATTACTACTGACCTGTTGGCCCGAGGTATTGATGTCCAGCAGGTGTCCTTGGTTATCAACTATGATTTGCCAACCAACAGGGAGAACTATATCCACAG GATTGGCCGAGGTGGACGTTTTGGCCGAAAAGGCGTGGCCATTAATTTTGTGACTACTGAAGATACCAGAATTCTCCAAGACATTGAAGAGCACTACCGTACCTCTATTGAAGAGATGCCAATGAATGTAGCTGATTTGATTTAA
- the LOC128703622 gene encoding eukaryotic initiation factor 4A-I isoform X6 → MSDKYEHQKDRDEDWGSGGNSGGGNSEPKDYDGPAGMDVDGVIESSWTEVATSFDDMNLGESLLRGIYAYGFEKPSAIQQRAILPCIKGHDAIAQAQSGTGKTATFSISILQRIDVKSNETQALILAPTRELAQQIQKVVLALGDYMNVTCHACIGGTNLREDMRRLEMGVQIIVGTPGRVYDMINRRVLNPKNIKMFVLDEADEMLSRGFKDQIYDVFRFLPNDVQVVLLSATMPADVMDVTTKFMRDPITILVKKEELTLEGIKQFYVNVEKEDWKLETLCDLYETLTITQAVIFCNTRRKVDWLTDKMHQRDFTVSAMHGDMDQKERDVIMREFRSGSSRVLITTDLLARGIDVQQVSLVINYDLPTNRENYIHRIGRGGRFGRKGVAINFVTTEDTRILQDIEEHYRTSIEEMPMNVADLI, encoded by the exons GGACAGGGATGAAGACTGGGGTtcaggtggtaacagtggtggaggAAACAGTGAGCCAAAGGATTATGATGGCCCAGCTGGcatggatgtggatggtgtcattGAATCCAGCTGGACTGAG GTAGCAACAAGTTTTGATGACATGAATCTAGGAGAAAGTTTATTAAGAGGTATCTATGCCTATGGTTTTGAGAAACCCTCTGCTATCCAGCAGCGTGCCATCTTGCCTTGCATTAAGGGACATGATGCCATTGCCCAAGCTCAATCTGGTACTGGTAAAACTGCTACATTTTCCATCTCTATCCTTCAAAGAATTGATGTAAAGTCCAATGAGACTCAAGCCCTTATCTTGGCACCTACCAGAGAATTGGCTCAGCAG ATTCAAAAGGTGGTACTTGCTTTGGGCGATTACATGAATGTGACATGCCACGCGTGCATTGGTGGTACTAACCTTCGTGAAGACATGCGTCGCTTGGAGATGGGTGTTCAAATCATTGTGGGCACACCTGGTCGTGTATATGATATGATAAACCGCAGAGTTCTAA ATCCCAAGAATATAAAGATGTTCGTTTTAGATGAGGCTGATGAAATGTTGTCCCGTGGTTTCAAGGATCAGATCTATGATGTCTTCCGCTTCCTTCCTAATGACGTTCAAGTGGTTCTTCTGTCTGCCACCATGCCTGCTGATGTAATGGATGTAACAACTAAATTTATGAGAGACCCTATCACCATCTTGGTTAAGAAAGAAGAGCTTACATTAGAAG GTATTAAGCAGTTTTATGTAAATGTAGAAAAGGAAGACTGGAAGCTGGAGACACTCTGTGATCTGTATGAAACCTTAACCATCACCCAGGCTGTCATCTTCTGCAACACTCGTAGGAAGGTGGACTGGCTTACAGACAAGATGCACCAGAGAGATTTCACAGTATCTGCCATG CATGGTGACATGGACCAAAAGGAGCGCGATGTGATTATGCGTGAGTTCCGTTCTGGTTCATCTCGTGTCCTTATTACTACTGACCTGTTGGCCCGAGGTATTGATGTCCAGCAGGTGTCCTTGGTTATCAACTATGATTTGCCAACCAACAGGGAGAACTATATCCACAG GATTGGCCGAGGTGGACGTTTTGGCCGAAAAGGCGTGGCCATTAATTTTGTGACTACTGAAGATACCAGAATTCTCCAAGACATTGAAGAGCACTACCGTACCTCTATTGAAGAGATGCCAATGAATGTAGCTGATTTGATTTAA
- the LOC128703622 gene encoding eukaryotic initiation factor 4A-I isoform X5 — protein sequence MSDKYEHQKDGEPRDRDEDWGSGGNSGGGNSEPKDYDGPAGMDVDGVIESSWTEVATSFDDMNLGESLLRGIYAYGFEKPSAIQQRAILPCIKGHDAIAQAQSGTGKTATFSISILQRIDVKSNETQALILAPTRELAQQIQKVVLALGDYMNVTCHACIGGTNLREDMRRLEMGVQIIVGTPGRVYDMINRRVLNPKNIKMFVLDEADEMLSRGFKDQIYDVFRFLPNDVQVVLLSATMPADVMDVTTKFMRDPITILVKKEELTLEGIKQFYVNVEKEDWKLETLCDLYETLTITQAVIFCNTRRKVDWLTDKMHQRDFTVSAMHGDMDQKERDVIMREFRSGSSRVLITTDLLARGIDVQQVSLVINYDLPTNRENYIHRIGRGGRFGRKGVAINFVTTEDTRILQDIEEHYRTSIEEMPMNVADLI from the exons GGACAGGGATGAAGACTGGGGTtcaggtggtaacagtggtggaggAAACAGTGAGCCAAAGGATTATGATGGCCCAGCTGGcatggatgtggatggtgtcattGAATCCAGCTGGACTGAG GTAGCAACAAGTTTTGATGACATGAATCTAGGAGAAAGTTTATTAAGAGGTATCTATGCCTATGGTTTTGAGAAACCCTCTGCTATCCAGCAGCGTGCCATCTTGCCTTGCATTAAGGGACATGATGCCATTGCCCAAGCTCAATCTGGTACTGGTAAAACTGCTACATTTTCCATCTCTATCCTTCAAAGAATTGATGTAAAGTCCAATGAGACTCAAGCCCTTATCTTGGCACCTACCAGAGAATTGGCTCAGCAG ATTCAAAAGGTGGTACTTGCTTTGGGCGATTACATGAATGTGACATGCCACGCGTGCATTGGTGGTACTAACCTTCGTGAAGACATGCGTCGCTTGGAGATGGGTGTTCAAATCATTGTGGGCACACCTGGTCGTGTATATGATATGATAAACCGCAGAGTTCTAA ATCCCAAGAATATAAAGATGTTCGTTTTAGATGAGGCTGATGAAATGTTGTCCCGTGGTTTCAAGGATCAGATCTATGATGTCTTCCGCTTCCTTCCTAATGACGTTCAAGTGGTTCTTCTGTCTGCCACCATGCCTGCTGATGTAATGGATGTAACAACTAAATTTATGAGAGACCCTATCACCATCTTGGTTAAGAAAGAAGAGCTTACATTAGAAG GTATTAAGCAGTTTTATGTAAATGTAGAAAAGGAAGACTGGAAGCTGGAGACACTCTGTGATCTGTATGAAACCTTAACCATCACCCAGGCTGTCATCTTCTGCAACACTCGTAGGAAGGTGGACTGGCTTACAGACAAGATGCACCAGAGAGATTTCACAGTATCTGCCATG CATGGTGACATGGACCAAAAGGAGCGCGATGTGATTATGCGTGAGTTCCGTTCTGGTTCATCTCGTGTCCTTATTACTACTGACCTGTTGGCCCGAGGTATTGATGTCCAGCAGGTGTCCTTGGTTATCAACTATGATTTGCCAACCAACAGGGAGAACTATATCCACAG GATTGGCCGAGGTGGACGTTTTGGCCGAAAAGGCGTGGCCATTAATTTTGTGACTACTGAAGATACCAGAATTCTCCAAGACATTGAAGAGCACTACCGTACCTCTATTGAAGAGATGCCAATGAATGTAGCTGATTTGATTTAA